The Ovis aries strain OAR_USU_Benz2616 breed Rambouillet chromosome 11, ARS-UI_Ramb_v3.0, whole genome shotgun sequence genome window below encodes:
- the OSBPL7 gene encoding oxysterol-binding protein-related protein 7 isoform X5 — MGWTAALTSSRSVRASSRNCTDSSRAWSPCTGFPRPLSSPRTRQVPCPLTHCHLLESHRLPVAPPTVSRPPPAVSLPLWSDPFPLCPGSCQAASVTTERPKKGKRTSRMWCTQSFAKDDTIGRVGRLHGSVPNLSRYLESRDPSGPRGLPPPDYAHLQRSFWALAQKVHSSLSSVLAALTAERDRLRDLHPGSEPSRLGVSETSAGPRRLHSLSVSSDTTADSFSSLNPEEQEALYMKGRELTPQLSQSSVLSLADSHTEFFDACEVLLSASSSENEGSEEEESCTSEVTTSLSEEVLDLRGAERCQKGGAVGPPRRRCLPAASGPGTDVSLWNILRNNIGKDLSKVSMPVQLNEPLNTLQRLCEELEYSSLLDRASRTADPCERMVYIAAFAVSAYSSTYHRAGCKPFNPVLGETYECERPDRGFRFISEQVSHHPPISACHAESENFIFWQDMKWKNKFWGKSLEIVPVGTVNVSLPRFGDHFEWNKVTSCIHNILSGQRWIEHYGEVLIRNTQDSSCHCKLTFCKAKYWSSNVHEVQGAVFSRSGRVLHRLFGKWHEGLYRGPQPGGQCIWKPNSMPPNYERNFGFTQFALELNELTAELKRSLPSTDTRLRPDQRYLEEGNIQAAEAQKRRIEQLQRDRRKVMEENNIVHQARFFRRQTDSSGKEWWVTNNTYWRLRAEPGYGNLDGAVLW; from the exons CCCACGCACCAG ACAGGTCCCCTGCCCCCTTACACACTGCCACTTGCTGGAGAGCCACCGTCTCCCAGTTGCCCCTCCCACCGTGTCCAGACCACCTCCGGCTGTCTCTCTGCCCCTTTGGAGCGACCCCTTCCCCCTGTGCCCAGGCAGCTGCCAGGCT GCCTCGGTGACAACGGAGAGACCCAAGAAGGGGAAGCGGACCAGCCGCATGTGGTGCACGCAGAGCTTTGCCAAGGACGACACCATCGGGCGG GTGGGTCGTCTCCACGGCTCAGTTCCCAACCTGTCTCGCTACCTGGAGTCCCGAGACCCCTCAGGCCCCCGAGGACTGCCGCCCCCAGACTATGCCCACCTGCAGCGCAGCTTCTGGGCCCTGGCCCAGAAGG TGCACAGCTCGCTCAGCAGCGTCCTGGCTGCCCTCACTGCTGAACGGGACCGACTGAGGGACCTGCACCCGGGTTCGGAGCCATCCAGGCTGGGG GTCTCTGAGACCTCAGCTGGCCCGAGGCGCCTCCACTCATTGTCCGTCTCCTCCGACACCACTGCAGACTCCTTCAGCTCCCTCAACCCCGAGGAG CAAGAAGCTCTGTACATGAAGGGGCGAGAGCTGACCCCCCAGCTGTCCCAGAGCAGCGTCCTATCCCTTGCTGACTCCCACACAGAGTTCTTTGATGCCTGTGAGGTTCTCCTCTCTGCCAGCTCTTCTGAGAATGAG GGCTCGGAGGAGGAGGAATCGTGCACCAGTGAAGTCACCACCAGCCTGTCCGAGGAGGTGCTGGATCTCCGGGGAGCCGAGCGCTGTCAGAAAG GAGGAGCCGTGGGGCCGCCCCGCCGCCGATGCCTGCCAGCCGCCAGCGGGCCCGGCACTGACGTGAGCTTGTGGAACATCCTGCGGAACAACATCGGCAAGGACCTGTCCAAGGTGTCGATGCCAGTGCAGCTCAACGAGCCGCTCAACACCCTGCAGCGGCTCTGCGAGGAGCTGGAGTACAGCAGCCTCCTAGACCGGGCCAGCCGCACCGCCGACCCCTGCGAGCGCATG GTGTACATTGCAGCCTTCGCAGTGTCTGCCTACTCCTCCACATACCACCGGGCGGGCTGCAAGCCCTTCAACCCTGTCCTGGGGGAGACCTATGAGTGTGAGCGCCCTGACCGAGGCTTCCGCTTCATCAGTGAGCAG GTCTCCCATCACCCCCCCATCTCAGCGTGCCATGCAGAATCTGAGAACTTCATCTTCTGGCAAG ACATGAAGTGGAAGAACAAGTTCTGGGGCAAATCCCTGGAGATTGTGCCTGTTGGGACAGTCAACGTGAGCCTGCCCAG gtttGGGGACCACTTTGAGTGGAATAAGGTGACGTCCTGCATTCACAACATCCTCAGTGGCCAGCGCTGGATCGAGCACTACGGGGAGGTGCTCATCCGAAACACGCAGGACAGCTCCTGCCATTGCAAGCTCACCTTCTGCAAG gccaagtactggagctccaACGTCCATGAGGTACAGGGGGCCGTGTTCAGCCGGAGTGGCCGTGTCCTCCACCGACTCTTCGGAAAGTGGCATGAGGGGCTGTACCGCGGACCCCAGCCGGGCGGTCAGTGCATCTGGAAGCCCA ACTCAATGCCCCCAAACTATGAGCGAAACTTCGGCTTCACTCAGTTTGCCTTGGAGCTGAATGAGCTGACCGCAGAGCTGAAACGGTCCCTGCCTTCCACGGACACGCGGCTCCGGCCAGACCAGAG ATACCTGGAGGAGGGGAACATACAGGCGGCAGAGGCCCAGAAGAGAAGGATCGAGCAGCTTCAGCGAGACAGGCGCAAAGTGATGGAGGAGAACAACATTGTCCACCAGGCGCGCTTCTTCAG GCGGCAGACGGACAGCAGCGGGAAGGAGTGGTGGGTGACTAACAACACGTACTGGCGGCTGCGGGCTGAGCCAGGCTATGGGAACCTGGACGGGGCCGTGCTCTGGTAG